TTTCAACACCGCGTTCTTTTAATAGCTGACGTGCTTTTTTCTCTAAAGTTTCACCTTTTATCACCAAAATAATGACCTCCGATTCATCTTTTTTAAAATTAGAATACATCAATGGTATACTATCTAAAGAGTAAAATGCAAGGAGAAGATCGATGAATCCCTTAATCGAATGTTGTGAGCAGAATTTAGCGAGTGGTGGAGAATTATTACTAAGCGATCCATTTATCGAAGAAAATAGTGATATCGTCACCTATTCCTGTATGAATGAATGTGTCCTTTGTGCACAAACGTTATTCGTTTTATTTGAAGGAGAACGAATTATTGGAGAAACTCCTGAATTATTAGTTGAAAATATAAAGAAAGCTCTAGTGGCTTGGCAAGAAGAAATGGGCTGATAAAAAAGGAACCGAACAGGATTTATCTGTTCGGTTCCTTTTTCTATATTAAAGCATTGTTGCTTCTTTGCCTTCAAATAAACTAGTACTGTGCATTGGCTGAGTTCTAGCATCAGGTTTGATAAAGTGCAAAGCATTATTGACGGCAGTCGGAGCTTCACCGAAGCCTGTAGCAATCAGTTTTACTTTTCCATCGTAGTTACAAATATCACCTACAGCGTAAACGCCAGGAATATTTGTCGACATATCTGAATTGACTTCGATCGCATTACGACTGACATCCAAGCCCCAGTCTTTTAAATGACCTAATGAAGAAGTGAAGCCATAATTGATGATCAAAGAATCTAAATCAAGCTTCTCAAAGTTATCAGCTTTCGTTTCTTTTAGCTGAATGCCTTTAAAAGAGCTGTCTTCCATCAAAAGCTGATCGATCACATAAGGTGTGTAAATAGAAACGTCTGAATTTTTTAGATTATCTACACTATGCTCATGACCGCGGAATTCTGGTCGTCGATGAATAATCGATACGCGTTCCGCAATGGGCTCCAACATCAATGCCCAGTCGATCGCAGAATCACCGCCACCAGCTATGGCAACTTTCTTTCCAGAAAATTTATTCATATCAGTCACATAATAATGAACATGATTTCCTTCAAGCTCTGCTGCACCATCAAGAGTTAAACGTCTTGGTTGGAACGACCCGTTTCCAATCGCAAAAATAACTGCTTTAGAATAATGGATCCCTTTAGACGTTTCAATGCGCAGATGACCATCTTCCTGCACTAAATTTCGTACTTCTTCTTCCAAACAAATATCATGAGAAAAAGGGGTGATTTGTTTTTCTAAATTTTCGATCAGTTCACTGGCTTTCACAGCTGGAAAACCAGGAACATCATAAATATATTTTTCAGGATAAAGCGTTGATAATTGTCCGCCTACTTGGGGTAAACTATCAATGATTTTCGTTTTTGCTTTACGAATTCCTGCATAAAAAGCGGCGAAAAGACCAACAGGCCCTGCGCCAACAATCGTTAGATCATAAATATCTTTTGCGTCAGACATTAAAAATTCCTCCTGTTTCGATTTATAAAAAGTTCCTATCTATTTTAAAGATAAAACGAAAATGCAAAGTATATCGTTTTTCACAAAATATCACTTGTAACAGAAAAAAGCAAGTGGAAGTTTGTGAAAGAAAGGAACTCTTAAAAGATTGGGATGAGAGAATAGAATGTTCAAGTGTCATTGATTATGATAAAATGAGGAAGTAAAAACTACACTAGGAGGAAATAAAATGTCAGAATTTCCACAATTAGATTTAGCAAATGTTAAAGGACCAAAAGCGGTGATCAAAACAAATAGAGGGGATATCACAGTTCAACTATTCCCAGAACAAGCGCCTAAGACCGTTGAAAATTTTGTTCAATTAGCGAAGAAAGGCTACTATGATGGAGTGATCTTCCATCGTGTCATTCCTGATTTTATGATCCAAGGTGGAGATCCTACTGGAACAGGTATGGGTGGCGAAAGTATTTATGGCGAAAAATTTGAAGATGAATTTTCTAAAGATGTCTTTAATTTAAGAGGCGCTTTGTCAATGGCGAATGCCGGACCAAACACCAATGGCAGTCAATTCTTCATTGTCAATAATCAAAATGTGCCAGCAAATATGATGGGACAATTAGAAGGTGCCGGCTTTCCAACAGAAGTGATCGAAGCCTATAAAGCAGGCGGAACACCATGGTTAGATTTCCGTCATACCGTTTTCGGTCATGTTGTAGAGGGAATGGATGTTGTTGATGAAATCGGCGGCGTTCAAAGAGACTCTCAAGATCGCCCAACATTTGATGTTGTGATTGATAAAGTAGAAATTAGCGAATAGAATACAAAAAATAGAACAGAAGTGCTTGATCATAAGGAAGGATCAGGCGCTTCTGTTCTTGTATTAGATGTTAAGCGATAAGCGTATAACTCGTTGAGCTACGTCTTGATCAGTTGTGTTTTTATTCAAATGCATGTTTTATTCTGCGTAAACCTTCTAGTAGCGTTTCTTTTGGACAAGCAACATTTAAACGCATGTGCTGTGAACCATGAGGACCAAAAGTGATCCCTGCATTTAAAACTACTTTGCCCTTGTGGACCAATTGGTCTTGAAGTTCTGCATCAGATAGACTAAACGCTGAAAAATCAAGCCAAATCAGGTACGTTCCCTCTGGTCGCATCATTTTTACTTGAGGCAGTTCTTGCTTTAAAAAGTCAGCTACTGTATCGATATTTTCTTTTAGGTATGCGAGTAACTCTTTAAGCCAGTCATCTCCATATTCATAAGCTGCTTCTGTTCCAACATAACCGAAAATGTTGATTTCATCTTGGGCATTCTGTTGCTGGATCGTAACGAATTTCTTTCGTAAGTCAGAATTTTCGATAAAGACCATTGAATTTTTGATGCCAGCTAAATTAAATGTTTTTGTGGCTGCTGTTAAAGTAATAGAAAAATCTTTAAAGCTAGGATGAACATTGGCAAATGTTGTAAACTGATGAGGAGCAAAAATCAAATCTTGATGAATTTCATCACTTACAACAAGGACATCG
This sequence is a window from Enterococcus wangshanyuanii. Protein-coding genes within it:
- a CDS encoding DUF1450 domain-containing protein, producing the protein MNPLIECCEQNLASGGELLLSDPFIEENSDIVTYSCMNECVLCAQTLFVLFEGERIIGETPELLVENIKKALVAWQEEMG
- a CDS encoding MalY/PatB family protein; translation: MVEFDKVYDRRNTNCAKWDSIKNTYGEDGLLPLWVADMDFKANKPVLDALKKTVEQGILGYSPAPDSLYQAIQSWQQRRHDYSITKEAILFNSGVVPSLALAVQAFTQPGEAVLIHDPVYPPFAKVVEQNNRKLVRSALEVSDGHFVMNLDDMEKQILNENVRLFILCNPHNPGGRVWTAAELEAVGKLCAKYDVLVVSDEIHQDLIFAPHQFTTFANVHPSFKDFSITLTAATKTFNLAGIKNSMVFIENSDLRKKFVTIQQQNAQDEINIFGYVGTEAAYEYGDDWLKELLAYLKENIDTVADFLKQELPQVKMMRPEGTYLIWLDFSAFSLSDAELQDQLVHKGKVVLNAGITFGPHGSQHMRLNVACPKETLLEGLRRIKHAFE
- a CDS encoding peptidylprolyl isomerase, producing the protein MSEFPQLDLANVKGPKAVIKTNRGDITVQLFPEQAPKTVENFVQLAKKGYYDGVIFHRVIPDFMIQGGDPTGTGMGGESIYGEKFEDEFSKDVFNLRGALSMANAGPNTNGSQFFIVNNQNVPANMMGQLEGAGFPTEVIEAYKAGGTPWLDFRHTVFGHVVEGMDVVDEIGGVQRDSQDRPTFDVVIDKVEISE
- a CDS encoding NAD(P)/FAD-dependent oxidoreductase, giving the protein MSDAKDIYDLTIVGAGPVGLFAAFYAGIRKAKTKIIDSLPQVGGQLSTLYPEKYIYDVPGFPAVKASELIENLEKQITPFSHDICLEEEVRNLVQEDGHLRIETSKGIHYSKAVIFAIGNGSFQPRRLTLDGAAELEGNHVHYYVTDMNKFSGKKVAIAGGGDSAIDWALMLEPIAERVSIIHRRPEFRGHEHSVDNLKNSDVSIYTPYVIDQLLMEDSSFKGIQLKETKADNFEKLDLDSLIINYGFTSSLGHLKDWGLDVSRNAIEVNSDMSTNIPGVYAVGDICNYDGKVKLIATGFGEAPTAVNNALHFIKPDARTQPMHSTSLFEGKEATML